The following proteins come from a genomic window of Silene latifolia isolate original U9 population unplaced genomic scaffold, ASM4854445v1 scaffold_430, whole genome shotgun sequence:
- the LOC141639537 gene encoding uncharacterized protein LOC141639537: MTAFKNSQNRFTPLRSTTKSSLNSAKASVVQSPTNGGPKGGNFPGHSPSDTGRTRAMNDIQVIPVLNLSEGETVLTDSWYVRHGGKDIPVMEPILEEEDTSELLQFTTEDIKPEVEFWNHSVICYILGANPPWDIVENYVYNVWEQFGIDKVSFLDNGVFIVKFSKKIGKDALLRSGYYMFDNKPVISKPWVPDMELVKEKVAVVPVWIKLYGIPLKFWGNCLSKIAGLVGKFVKMDGDTQDKIRLSYARVMVELPMDQELTEKVKFLDESGNLVTVKVEYEWRPISCSSCNGIGHNSAQCRKPDKRRPKAPSVKAPPKPQKFGGHCKRHKKNQKMQDGIVGVRLSGKFSPYTFVDALKSNSAIQGGVLWLGDFNTVLSPVERLGGSTSDAEMEHFQDCVSICCMEDIDATGALFTWSNKQAPVDRVYSRLDRAMGNQEWLDLFGDSVAHFHPEGLFDHCPCTIMDRNFEIHGRKSFKYFIIWGAAPTFKALVSDSWSMSYQGTKMFGIIKKLNALKPILKALNKECLSDIENNTNIASIALETIQKAHIENPGDATLLQQELDLPMILRISFFARDSFLIQKAKVQWSLEGDLNTSYFHHSIKKRVMMNKVFQIEDKDGVMCTDGAAIQNAFLVYYQELLGTHNTTVDVNINVVRQGQCCTQAHWFLMNSLVIVEEVKKCLFSIPANKSPGPDGYSSQFYRDAWDIINATVITLIPKIDRPVSVKHYRPISYWCFFKGRSILENILICQDLIRQYSRGKASPRCLFKLDLQKAYDLIEWTFVDQMLEALHFPEKFRRMIMLCISTPTYTLNLNGAQFGYFPGRRGLRQGDPISPLIFCICMEYLSRIMEFATRKWYFRYHPICKSLKLTHLLFADDLLMFSKGDVQSIMLILGVLATFSGSSGLKVNASKSEVVYNGVPDSLKLDIAQVSGFQEGKLPFKYLGIPIQPGRLTKADCNVLLEKIVSKIRGIGARKLSYAGRLVLIKSVLNTLHNYWASIFLIPKGVIKRIESICRNFLWCGGSDYNRAPLVAWQDVCCSKKEGGLGIKEAGVCNIASVGKLVNWIYTKADRLWVLWIDHVYMKGADWETYHPPPVSNWNWRNICKIKDRLAGGYQGNCWVASTGGYSISSGYQWLQAIHPPVPWNALNTRSKLYKLGLSSTATCVICEMGEETHDHLFWDCVYASKIIAGLETWLQLKLNDQSGSYSKLQQRVCRVVKSAVLYAIWLERNSARLDLSICRPERLLQQVLVGAFGPGKMTDLFRSFALSWNHVDILCVVSPDIVDFRILRVPLRGIPRWIVLMREVFMMLKACFRVINLSLVILAIGIGILETGFLSLGWVQSGPNRL; this comes from the exons ATGACGGCGTTCAAAAATTCACAAAACCGCTTTACTCCTTTACGTTCAACCACTAAATCTTCTCTAAATTCAGCTAAAGCTTCAGTAGTGCAATCTCCAACTAATGGTGGTCCTAAAGGTGGTAACTTTCCTGGTCATTCACCATCAGATACTGGTAGAACAAGAGCAATGAATGATATTCAGGTTATTCCTGTCCTGAATTTGTCTGAAGGAGAGACAGTTCTAACTGATAGCTGGTATGTTAGGCATGGTGGAAAGGACATCCCAGTTATGGAACCAATTTTGGAAGAAGAGGACACGTCTGAACTGCTTCAGTTTACAACAGAGGATATCAAACCTGAGGTAGAATTCTGGAACCATTCTGTTATATGTTACATTCTCGGTGCTAACCCACCTTGGGATATCGTTGAGAATTATGTTTATAATGTCTGGGAGCAGTTTGGTATAGATAAGGTTTCGTTCCTTGATAATGGGGTTTTCATTGTAAAATTTTCTAAGAAAATAGGGAAAGATGCTTTACTTCGTTCTGGTTATTATATGTTTGACAATAAACCTGTTATTAGTAAGCCTTGGGTACCGGATATGGAGTTAGTTAAGGAAAAGGTTGCAGTTGTCCCAGTTTGGATTAAGTTGTATGGTATCCCTCTAAAATTTTGGGGCAATTGTTTATCTAAAATTGCTGGTCTGGTAGGCAAATTTGTTAAAATGGATGGTGACACTCAGGATAAAATTCGCCTTAGCTATGCTAGGGTTATGGTTGAACTACCTATGGATCAGGAGTTGACTGAAAAGGTTAAATTCTTAGATGAGTCTGGTAATTTGGTGACTGTCAAAGTTGAATATGAATGGAGGCCTATCTCCTGCTCAAGCTGTAATGGAATTGGGCATAACTCTGCTCAATGTAGGAAGCCTGATAAGAGGAGGCCTAAGGCTCCTTCTGTAAAGGCTCCCCCAAAACCGCAGAAATTTGGAGGCCATTGCAAAAGACACAAAAAGAACCAGAAGAT GCAGGATGGGATTGTTGGAGTCAGATTATCTGGGAAATTCAGTCCATATACATTTGTGGATGCTTTGAAGAGTAACTCTGCTATTCAGGGGGGAGTG CTTTGGCTAGGAGATTTCAATACTGTCCTCAGTCCAGTTGAAAGATTAGGTGGAAGCACCTCTGATGCTGAGATGGAGCACTTTCAGGACTGTGTTTCTATTTGTTGTATGGAAGATATTGATGCTACTGGTGCTCTTTTTACTTGGTCAAATAAGCAGGCTCCTGTGGATAGGGTGTATAGTAGACTTGATCGTGCTATGGGGAATCAGGAATGGTTAGATCTTTTTGGAGATAGTGTAGCTCATTTCCATCCTGAGGGTCTCTTTGATCACTGTCCCTGCACAATTATGGACAGGAATTTTGAAATTCATGGTAGGAAAAGTTTTAAGTACTTTATCATATGGGGGGCTGCACCAACTTTCAAAGCTCTTGTATCTGATAGTTGGTCCATGTCCTATCAGGGTACTAAGATGTTTGGCATTATAAAAAAACTTAATGCTCTGAAGCCTATTCTGAAAGCTCTCAATAAGGAGTGTCTTTCTGATATTGAAAACAATACTAACATAGCTAGTATAGCTCTAGAGACTATACAGAAAGCTCATATTGAGAATCCTGGTGATGCTACTCTCTTACAGCAGGAACTGGACCTGCCCATGATCTTAAGGATCTCATTCTTTGCCAGAGATAGTTTTCTGATTCAAAAGGCAAAAGTGCAATGGTCATTGGAGGGAGATCTAAATACTTCTTATTTTCATCACTCTATCAAAAAAAGGGTGATGATGAACAAGGTCTTCCAAATTGAAGATAAAGATGGTGTCATGTGTACTGATGGGGCAGCAATTCAGAATGCTTTTCTGGTTTATTACCAGGAACTATTGGGAACTCACAATACAACTGTTGATGTTAATATCAATGTTGTAAGGCAAGGACAATGTTGTACTCAGGCACATTGGTTCCTAATGAATAGTCTTGTCATAGTTGAGGAGGTCAAGAAATGTCTGTTCAGTATTCCAGCTAATAAATCCCCTGGGCCTGATGGGTATTCTAGTCAGTTCTATAGGGATGCTTGGGACATT ATAAATGCCACTGTTATCACTTTGATCCCTAAAATTGATAGACCTGTAAGTGTGAAGCATTACAGACCTATATCTTACT GGTGCTTTTTTAAAGGGAGAAGCATATTGGAAAATATCTTGATATGTCAAGATCTTATTAGGCAGTATAGCAGAGGGAAAGCTTCCCCTCGTTGTCTCTTTAAGCTTGATCTCCAAAAAGCTTATGATTTAATTGAGTGGACTTTTGTTGACCAGATGTTAGAGGCCCTTCATTTCCCTGAAAAGTTTAGAAGGATGATTATGCTTTGTATTTCTACTCCTACCTACACTCTTAATCTTAATGGTGCACAATTTGGCTATTTCCCTGGTAGGAGAGGGCTTAGGCAAGGAGATCCTATCTCTCCTTTAATCTTTTGCATTTGCATGGAATATTTATCAAGAATTATGGAGTTTGCAACTAGGAAATGGTACTTCAGATATCATCCTATATGTAAGAGTTTGAAACTTACTCACTTACTCTTTGCTGATGACCTACTCATGTTCAGTAAAGGAGATGTGCAGTCTATCATGCTTATCCTCGGGGTGCTGGCTACCTTTTCTGGTTCCTCTGGACTCAAGGTCAATGCTTCTAAATCAGAAGTGGTTTATAATGGGGTTCCTGATTCTTTAAAGCTTGATATTGCTCAGGTTTCTGGATTTCAAGAGGGTAAGCTCCCTTTTAAATACCTTGGTATTCCAATTCAACCTGGTAGACTTACAAAAGCTGACTGTAATGTTCTTCTGGAGAAGATTGTTTCAAAGATTAGAGGTATAGGGGCTAGGAAATTGAGTTATGCTGGGAGACTAGTTCTTATAAAATCAGTTCTGAATACATTACATAACTACTGGGCATCCATCTTTTTGATTCCTAAGGGAGTTATCAAGAGAATTGAGAGTATTTGCAGGAATTTCTTATGGTGTGGGGGCTCAGACTATAACAGGGCACCTTTGGTGGCGTGGCAGGATGTGTGCTGCAGCAAAAAGGAAGGTGGCTTGGGTATAAAAGAAGCAGGGGTGTGTAATATAGCTAGTGTGGGTAAACTAGTGAACTGGATCTATACAAAAGCTGACAGATTGTGGGTTCTATGGATTGATCATGTCTATATGAAAGGGGCTGATTGGGAAACATATCATCCTCCTCCTGTTtctaattggaattggaggaacatTTGCAAGATCAAGGATAGGTTAGCTGGAGGTTATCAAGGTAACTGCTGGGTTGCATCTACTGGTGGTTATTCTATTAGTTCAGGATACCAATGGTTACAGGCTATACACCCACCTGTCCCATG GAATGCTTTAAACACAAGATCTAAACTGTATAAGCTAGGCCTGAGTTCTACTGCTACTTGTGTCATTTGTGAGATGGGGGAGGAGACACATGATCACCTATTCTGGGATTGTGTCTACGCATCAAAAATTATAGCAGGATTAGAAACTTGGCTGCAGCTGAAGCTCAATGACCAGTCTGGTTCTTATTCTAAGTTGCAGCAGAGAGTGTGCAGGGTAGTTAAAAGTGCAGTTCTGTATGCTATCTGGTTGGAAAGGAACTCTGCTCGTCTAGATTTGTCTATTTGCAGGCCTGAAAGATTGCTTCAACAG GTTTTGGTAGGGGCATTCGGACCTGGTAAGATGACTGATCTCTTTCGCTCGTTTGCCCTTTCTTGGAACCATGTAGACATCCTctgcgtcgtctctccagatatcGTTGATTTCAGGATCCTGAGGGTACCTTTGAGGGGCATTCCTCGGTGGATAGTTCTTATGAGGGAAGTTTTTATGATG CTTAAAGCATGCTTCCGTGTCATAAACCTTTCCCTGGTGATCCTGGCAATAGGCATTGGGATTCTAGAAACGGGTTTTCTTAGCCTCGGATGGGTCCAGAGTGGGCCCAATCGGTTGTAG